From the genome of Pogona vitticeps strain Pit_001003342236 chromosome 10, PviZW2.1, whole genome shotgun sequence, one region includes:
- the CYB5B gene encoding cytochrome b5 type B has protein sequence MGTPADRGYDGAGPEAPEGGPFFTLAEVEKRSTAKETWLIIRGHVYDVTRFLGEHPGGEEVLLEQAGRDATESFDDVGHSIDAQEMLKEYHIGEVHPCDLKPDPSKVPNKAPSSESSFWTVWLIPIVGALVLGLMYRFYMMDGRSS, from the exons ATGGGGACGCCGGCGGACCGCGGCTACGACGGGGCTGGCCCCGAGGCTCCGGAGGGAGGGCCGTTCTTCACCCTGGCCGAAGTGGAGAAGCGGAGCACCGCCAAGGAGACCTGGCTGATCATTCGCGGTCACGTGTATGACGTCACCCGCTTCCTCGGCGAG CATCCTGGCGGAGAGGAGGTTTTGCTGGAACAAGCCGGCCGGGATGCCACCGAGAGCTTTGATGACGTTGGGCACTCAATAGATGCCCAGGAGATGCTCAAAGAGTATCACATAGGAGAGGTCCACCCG TGCGACCTTAAGCCGGATCCCTCCAAG GTTCCAAACAAAGCTCCATCCAGTGAATCCAG TTTCTGGACAGTCTGGTTGATCCCGATTGTGGGCGCGTTGGTCCTTGGCTTAATGTATCGGTTCTACATGATGGACGGGAGGTCGTCCTGA